The following proteins come from a genomic window of Panicum hallii strain FIL2 chromosome 8, PHallii_v3.1, whole genome shotgun sequence:
- the LOC112902695 gene encoding chitinase 2-like, with product MTNGYLFREYIGAQFTGVQFSDVPINAMLSFHFILAFAIDYTPVGQQPTPPAPTNGVFSPFWDTGRLSPSAVAAIKAAHPNVAVMAGLGGDSVQDVVKAVFTPASVDSWVANAASSLTSIINTYRLDGVDVDYEHFAAGADVDTFVECVGRLLTRLKKDMPWITTSIAPFEDTEIQRYYQPLWRKYAGVIDYVNFQFYGYGANTDVPLYVRFYDNQTANYPGAKVLASFMTGNTTGLISPDLGISAAKELQRQNKLPGLFIWSADSSKKSSYGFKYEVQGQQIIANH from the coding sequence ATGACGAACGGGTACCTGTTCCGGGAGTACATCGGCGCGCAGTTCACCGGCGTCCAGTTCTCCGACGTGCCCATCAACGCCATGCTCAGCTTCCACTTCATCCTCGCCTTCGCCATCGACTACACGCCGGTGGGGCAGCAGccgacgccgccggcgcccaccaACGGCGTGTTCAGCCCGTTCTGGGACACGGGCAGACTGTCCCCGTCCGCCGTGGCCGCCATCAAGGCCGCGCACCCGAACGTCGCCGTCATGGCGGGGCTCGGCGGCGACAGCGTGCAGGACGTCGTCAAGGCCGTCTTCACCCCAGCGTCCGTCGACTCGTGGGTGGCCAACGCCGCGTCGTCCCTCACGAGCATCATCAACACGTACAGGCTCGACGGCGTGGACGTCGACTACGAGCacttcgccgccggcgccgacgtGGACACTTTCGTCGAGTGCGTCGGCCGCCTCCTGACGCGGCTCAAGAAGGACATGCCGTGGATCACCACCTCCATCGCGCCGTTCGAGGACACGGAGATCCAGCGGTACTACCAGCCGCTGTGGCGCAAGTACGCCGGCGTCATCGACTACGTCAACTTCCAGTTCTACGGCTACGGCGCCAACACCGACGTGCCCCTGTACGTCAGGTTCTACGACAACCAGACGGCAAACTACCCCGGCGCCAAGGTCCTCGCCAGCTTCATGACCGGCAACACGACCGGGCTGATCTCGCCGGATCTCGGCATCAGCGCGGCCAAGGAGCTGCAGCGGCAGAACAAGCTGCCGGGGCTCTTCATCTGGTCCGCGGACAGCTCCAAGAAGAGCAGCTACGGCTTCAAGTACGAGGTCCAGGGGCAGCAGATCATTGCCAACCATTGA